GAGGTCGCTGGCAAGGATATAGGGGCGCACGACTCCTGCGTTCACGATAGCGGCAGTTAATCCGGAGGCGATTGCCAGGGTCAGGAAAGGAATATTGATAAAAGTGCGGTTAGGCAATCCGAAGGAGATATTGCTCGCACCTAATACCATATTGACCCCCAGCTCTTTTTTCACCATCTCGATAGACTGAAGGGTGATGCGGGCGGCATGATTATGGACGCCGATTGATTCGGCAAGACAATCAATGATAATATTCCCCCTGCTGACACCCATATTTTCCGCATAGGCAATGATTTTCCGGGCGACCTCCAGGCGCTGCCCCGGCTCGGGTGAGATGCCTGCCCCGTCTGAAGCCATAGCGATAACCGGGGTATCATACTTTTTTATGAGCGGCATAATCTGTTCCAGTATTGCCGTTTCACCGGTCACCGAGCTGATTATTGGTCTGCCGCACCCGGCTTCAAGCACCTTTTCCAAGGCAAGAGGGTCTCTGCTCTCCAGGCAGAAGGGTATGTCAACAGTACGCATAATTGCCTGTACTGCCTGAGGAAGGAGGACTGTTTCGTCAACCCCGAAGGCATTGACATTTACAATCAATATGTCGGCCCCGGCTTCTACCTGAGTCACGGCTTCATTGCAAACAGGCTTCATATCCCCCGCCAGCAGCGCCTCCTTAATAGGCCCCTTCCCGAAGGGATTGATCCGCTCGCCGATGAGGATTGTAGGCAGGCCGTGGCCTATTACCACTTCTTTTCCCTGCGGGCTCGTGACAATCGTTTGCATAGGTTCTTAGTATGTCCCGTATTCCTTGGTAAATTCAAACATGGCTTTCACGTTCTCTGGCTTTGCATCTTCCAGCCCGGTCGACGCATCCATAATATAGCCGCCGCCCTTTCCGCACACGTCGATCAATCGCTTGCAGTATGCCCGGACATCATCCGGTGTGCCGGTGGCCAGAATGGAGAGTGGAACGTTGCCCCGTATGCACACCGTGCCTTGCAGTATCTCTTTGGCCTTGGCCATGTCGGTCGCCTCAAAGGCATAGCAGGCTTTTCCCGCCGGGATGTCCTTGATGACATCGAGGCGGGTTGTGCAGTCACCCTCCCACAGCGGGCACGGATTGAGGCCCTCATTGATCAGGGTTACCATGAGCTCGCGCAACGTGGGCCAAAAGAACTTCTTGAACTGCTCTTGAGACATAAAGCCATCCAGACCCTTGTGAATGGGAATGAAAACGCGGGGGTTTCCGGACGTCTTTGACGCATTCACCGCCAGCTCGAGCATGAAGGGCAGAAGCTTCTCACATGCCTTGATCACGGTATCGGGCCGCCGGTACATATCCAGCATAAGACCCTTTGTTCCGCGGAAGAAATCGCCCAGCGTGTCGAAGGGAGCCTGGGTGAACGCACCAAATTGCAGAGGGAAGCCTTC
This DNA window, taken from Deltaproteobacteria bacterium, encodes the following:
- a CDS encoding dihydropteroate synthase, which encodes MQTIVTSPQGKEVVIGHGLPTILIGERINPFGKGPIKEALLAGDMKPVCNEAVTQVEAGADILIVNVNAFGVDETVLLPQAVQAIMRTVDIPFCLESRDPLALEKVLEAGCGRPIISSVTGETAILEQIMPLIKKYDTPVIAMASDGAGISPEPGQRLEVARKIIAYAENMGVSRGNIIIDCLAESIGVHNHAARITLQSIEMVKKELGVNMVLGASNISFGLPNRTFINIPFLTLAIASGLTAAIVNAGVVRPYILASDLLMEHDLRARRYMGYCRQLKR